In Pelecanus crispus isolate bPelCri1 chromosome 16, bPelCri1.pri, whole genome shotgun sequence, the following proteins share a genomic window:
- the FAM167B gene encoding protein FAM167B, translating into MPFGHLKFKELGEEEPTWEEESLDSVKALTAKLKLQTRRPSYLEWEARVRGQPWGSRTPEGARGTEQGPGHPEDERDGGICGFATVELALEWLRTELREMQAADQRLAQQLMCLRAQLHQLKVEQACHQHKEMLDDATFGLKGCEEDSDLLCNIPPKAAFLLSTPLKHIGVTRMNINSRRFSLC; encoded by the exons ATGCCCTTCGGCCACCTGAAGTTCAAGGAGCTGGGCGAAGAGGAGCCCacctgggaggaggagagcctgGACAGCGTGAAGGCGCTGACGGCCAAGCTGAAGCTGCAGACGCGGAGACCGTCCTACCTGGAGTGGGAAGCCCGGGTGcgggggcagccctggggtAGCCGGACCCCCGAGGGGGCACGGGGAACAGAGCAGGGCCCTGGGCACCCTGAGGATGAGCGGGACGGTGGCATCTGTGGCTTCGCCACTGTGGAATTGGCTCTGGAGTGGCTCAGGACGGAGCTG CGGGAGATGCAGGCTGCGGACCAGCGCCTGGCACAGCAGCTGATGTGCCTGCGGGCGCAGCTGCACCAGCTGAAGGTGGAGCAGGCCTGCCACCAGCACAAGGAGATGCTGGACGATGCTACCTTCGGCCTCAAGGGCTGCGAGGAAGACTCGGACCTGCTCTGCAACATCCCACCCAAGGCCGCCTTCCTGCTCTCCACGCCACTCAAGCACATCGGCGTCACCCGCATGAACATCAACTCCCGACGGTTCTCCCTCTGCTGA